In the genome of Mytilus edulis chromosome 3, xbMytEdul2.2, whole genome shotgun sequence, one region contains:
- the LOC139516103 gene encoding uncharacterized protein translates to MASSVKQLCTICNDDGISNSAVTWCTECEVLFCGDCEKPHSKSHLSKNHKTMSADDYQKLPTFMQKISSQCRDHKKKFELYCSFHACPCCVQCVTDKHNMCQEMKPLSDILQQVKSSASVQLFEKDLKIVKENIDTAIKYLQTRITTSNTQNTKAIEKIRYMRKSIDDYLDKLEQDLLNDLESKYSKLKSNMANLVQQMEQRASQINQIQSQFSETTRYTTELQRFIALREIEKITSQTTKYIEDLESGDHFIEKNLEVNLASALQSFLQDVNLFGIININTTTSTLKIKAGRKDQAQHLIPKVPGVEQIKPSLLTRLTISKDIKSLYISACLILPDGNFIVLDNNSNQLLLFSNDGIFIRKVVTFTEFPCDGCLVMNNTVAVSLGPANQTVLVDVNRSKIIQSIKLSHACLGVASDGKILVISSGGQCTTVNLSDMSHTI, encoded by the coding sequence ATGGCCTCATCAGTCAAACAACTTTGTACAATTTGCAATGACGATGGAATCTCCAATTCAGCAGTCACATGGTGCACAGAATGTGAGGTTTTATTTTGTGGAGACTGTGAAAAACCTCACAGCAAGTCACATCTGTCTAAGAACCATAAAACCATGTCAGCTGATGATTACCAAAAGTTACCTACATTCATGCAGAAAATAAGTAGCCAGTGCCGAGACCACAAGAAGAAGTTTGAACTTTACTGTTCTTTCCATGCCTGTCCATGCTGTGTCCAGTGTGTCACTGATAAACACAATATGTGTCAAGAAATGAAACCTTTGTCAGATATCCTTCAGCAAGTCAAATCATCTGCCTCTGTGCaactttttgaaaaagatttaaagATTGTGAAGGAAAACATAGATACAGCCATAAAGTATCTGCAAACCAGGATCACTACCTCCAATACTCAGAACACAAAAGCCATCGAGAAAATACGGTATATGAGGAAATCGATTGATGATTACTTAGACAAATTAGAGCAAGACTTACTTAATGATTTAGAGTCTAAATACTCCAAGCTTAAATCAAACATGGCCAATCTCGTGCAACAAATGGAACAGCGAGCCAGTCAGATAAACCAAATACAGAGCCAGTTTTCTGAAACGACACGATATACTACAGAGCTACAAAGGTTTATTGCTCTAAGAGAGATCGAGAAAATTACATCACAAACCACAAAATATATAGAAGATTTAGAAAGTGGAGaccatttcattgaaaaaaatttaGAGGTCAACCTTGCATCTGCTCTTCAATCATTTTTACAAGATGTCAATTTATTTGGAATTATCAATATCAATACGACCACTTCAACTCTAAAAATAAAGGCTGGAAGAAAAGATCAAGCCCAGCACTTGATTCCAAAAGTTCCTGGAGTGGAACAAATAAAACCATCCTTGTTGACAAGACTGAcaatttcaaaagatataaaGTCTTTATATATATCTGCCTGTCTTATATTACCTGATGGTAATTTTATAGTACTTGATAACAACAGTAACCAACTACTGTTGTTCAGTAATGATGGCATTTTTATCAGAAAAGTAGTAACATTCACAGAGTTTCCATGTGATGGTTGCCTTGTCATGAATAATACAGTGGCTGTCTCATTAGGACCAGCAAACCAGACAGTCCTGGTGGATGTTAATAGAAGTAAAATTATTCAATCAATTAAACTTTCTCATGCATGTCTTGGAGTAGCAAGTGATGGTAAAATATTAGTCATTAGTAGTGGCGGACAGTGTACTACAGTGAATCTGAGTGACATGTCTCATACAATCTAA